Proteins from a genomic interval of Anolis sagrei isolate rAnoSag1 chromosome 1, rAnoSag1.mat, whole genome shotgun sequence:
- the HOXD4 gene encoding homeobox protein Hox-D4, whose product MTAHGCPPPSSPLILFREICGNYEVHTRNPVITLPASPLAARVTWAANFIQLTASRRALWGRGEKKKDNTRGRKKLVFSTSPKLMAMSSYMVNSKYVDPKFPPCEEYLQSSYLGEQGASDYYSAAPPPGPPAFQHQGIYPRPNYGEQPFGCSGDAPGPAGGPPPPPPPPPRGHGQEQPRPQGPFSEPARPCGQQQQQQPGLKSPPNGSPAALKQPAVVYPWMKKVHVNSVNPNYTGGEPKRSRTAYTRQQVLELEKEFHFNRYLTRRRRIEIAHTLCLSERQIKIWFQNRRMKWKKDHKLPNTKGRSSSSSSSSAPTSVPGQHLQTVSKDRQVDLTTL is encoded by the exons ATGACCGCACACGGGTGTCCTCCCCCCTCTTCCCCCCTTATATTATTTAGAGAAATTTGTGGAAATTATGAGGTACACACACGAAATCCGGTGATCACCCTCCCCGCCTCGCCATTGGCTGCGCGGGTCACGTGGGCGGCCAACTTTATTCAGTTGACAGCAAGTAGGAGGGCTTTGTGGggaaggggggagaaaaaaaaagacaacacgagagggagaaaaaaattaGTATTTTCCACCTCCCCGAAATTAATGGCCATGAGTTCGTACATGGTGAACTCGAAGTACGTGGACCCCAAATTCCCGCCCTGCGAGGAGTACTTGCAGAGCAGCTACCTGGGCGAGCAGGGCGCCTCGGACTACTACTCGGCAGCCCCGCCGCCGGGCCCGCCGGCCTTCCAGCACCAGGGCATCTACCCGCGGCCCAACTACGGAGAGCAGCCCTTCGGGTGCAGCGGAGATGCCCCGGGACCGGCCGGgggaccccctcctcctcctccgcctccaccTCGGGGTCACGGGCAGGAGCAGCCCCGGCCGCAGGGGCCCTTCTCGGAGCCTGCCAGGCCCtgcgggcagcagcagcagcagcagcccggCCTCAAAAGCCCCCCCAACGGGTCCCCGGCGGCCCTGAAGCAGCCCGCGGTGGTTTATCCCTGGATGAAGAAAGTCCACGTGAACTCGG TGAATCCGAATTACACCGGAGGAGAACCGAAGCGCTCCCGGACCGCCTACACGCGGCAGCAGGTGCTGGAGCTGGAGAAGGAGTTCCACTTCAACCGGTACCTGACCAGGCGCCGCCGGATCGAGATCGCCCACACCTTGTGCCTCTCCGAGCGGCAGATCAAGATCTGGTTCCAGAACCGGCGCATGAAGTGGAAGAAGGACCACAAGCTCCCTAACACCAAGGGccgctcttcttcttcctcctcctcctcggctccAACCTCGGTCCCTGGCCAACACCTACAGACCGTGTCCAAGGACCGTCAGGTGGACTTGACGACTTTGTAA